Proteins from a genomic interval of Zingiber officinale cultivar Zhangliang chromosome 1B, Zo_v1.1, whole genome shotgun sequence:
- the LOC121988958 gene encoding probable serine/threonine-protein kinase kinX encodes MASGGRVIYKPTAPPGRRRQQRSKASDDEEYVMEEEEEEEESSDEPLLDASDASEEEFVFGGSTSDSDGGDRMEAEADEISLGPGPKRIKYSSGAKKRPAKKSRVSYYDNDDDYKAEEEEEEEEEEEEEEEEEEEEEEEEEEEEEEEEEEEEEEGGGGENEEEEIISLRKRRNKRNSPAVRSHYQKAKGLDYEEEEEAEEKEILSFRKRGKNSNTSAVRSSHQKPKGSYFEDDLEEEGEEKQILSLRKKGRSRNSPAIKSRHQKAKGSDYEEEEMEEEDEEDEDFSPDEQDLVDEEAFMPLGLKKRGQKRKGGKMQNLRNLRQEKMGNRCQKRSEDDDFIVKDRVAASRKTKKPNKTRRKKSSTSKIIKKKSVEESDTSDFDFVTSDDDFVGDTIMLDEPRNKGRNIQKTNNRSMKRRQIVSLEESVSSSDDDYNMSEDVLRDLRVDGIVDQPQTDRIIAQIKGDEKGKEKENEDSGKPLCGICLTEEHKTTVRGVLNSCTHFFCFACIMEWSKVESRCPICKRRFGTITKSSRSDPGFGLRKAVIKVEKRDQVYQPSEEEIRRMLDPYENVVCIECHQGGDDSLMLLCDICDSPAHTYCVGLGREVPEGNWYCDCCRSAGDRSSYLQNQDFGIDQADGNTDASGRHNETEVLTLRGNTNLYRSSQPTLHEIDLNVSPRSMENCSSMSQPYGVGGSTVLRRRAIQQRIRIILSHSRSQIFQQTRVSQSNIGADVRTSEIGQRVDNLRSSQGLNSWNRVPASEHGYQNSRPSL; translated from the exons ATGGCGAGCGGCGGGAGGGTCATCTACAAGCCAACCGCACCTCCCGGGCGGAGGCGCCAGCAGCGATCCAAGGCCTCCGACGATGAGGAGTATGtgatggaagaagaggaggaggaggaggagagctctGATGAGCCCCTTCTTGACGCGTCCGATGCTTCTGAGGAGGAGTTCGTGTTTGGTGGGTCCACCAGCGATTCCGATGGTGGCGATCGGATGGAAGCTGAGGCCGATGAGATCTCGTTGGGCCCGGGACCGAAGCGTATAAAGTACTCTTCCGGAGCCAAGAAGAGGCCGGcgaagaaatctagggtttcgTACTATGACAACGACGATGATTataaggccgaggaagaggaggaggaggaggaggaggaggaagaagaagaagaagaagaagaagaagaagaagaagaagaagaagaagaagaagaagaagaagaggaagaggaagaggaagaaggaggaggaggagaaaacgaagaagaagaaattataTCGCTTAGGAAGAGGAGAAATAAGAGAAATTCACCTGCGGTTAGATCTCACTACCAAAAGGCCAAAGGTTTGGAttacgaggaagaagaagaagccgaagaaaaggaaattttatcgtTTAGGAAGAGGGGGAAGAACAGTAACACATCTGCTGTTAGATCTAGCCACCAAAAGCCCAAAGGTTCATATTTTGAGGATGATCTGGAGGAAGAAGGTGAAGAAAAACAAATTTTATCCCTCAGGAAGAAGGGGAGGAGTAGAAATTCACCTGCAATTAAGTCTCGCCACCAAAAGGCCAAAGGTTCAGATTATGAGGAAGAGGAGATggaggaagaagacgaagaggATGAGGATTTCTCACCTGACGAGCAGGATCTTGTTGATGAAGAAGCCTTCATGCCTCTTGGATTGAAAAAACGAGGACAAAAAAGGAAAGGTGGAAAGATGCAGAATCTGAGGAATTTGAGGCAGGAGAAAATGGGAAACAGATGCCAGAAGAGATCTGAGGATGATGATTTTATTGTGAAAGATCGTGTTGCTGCCAGTAGAAAGACTAAAAAGCCCAACAAAACAAGGAGGAAAAAGAGCTCAACATCAAAGATCATCAAGAAGAAGTCTGTGGAGGAGTCGGATACATCTGATTTTGATTTTGTAACTTCTGATGATGATTTTGTAGGGGATACCATTATGCTGGATGAACCAAGGAACAAGGGCAGGAATATCCAGAAGACTAATAATAGGTCTATGAAAAGAAGGCAAATAGTATCACTGGAGGAATCAGTTTCTTCTTCAGATGATGATTATAATATGTCTGAGGATGTGTTGAGGGATCTAAGAGTTGATGGGATTGTGGATCAGCCACAGACTGATAGGATAATTGCTCAAATAAAAGGTGATGAGAAGGGCAAGGAGAAAGAAAATGAGGATTCGGGGAAGCCATTATGTGGTATTTGCTTGACAGAGGAACATAAAACAACAGTTCGAGGAGTGTTGAATTCTTGCACTCACTTCTTTTGTTTTGCGTGTATAATGGAATGGTCAAAGGTTGAGTCACGATGTCCGATTTGCAAGAGGAGGTTTGGTACCATTACCAAGTCCTCAAGATCAGATCCAGGGTTTGGTCTGAGGAAAGCAGTTATAAAAGTTGAAAAGCGTGATCAG GTTTATCAACCTTCTGAAGAAGAAATAAGGCGAATGCTGGATCCATATGAAAATGTGGTATGCATCGAATGCCATCAAGGTGGCGATGATAGTCTCATGTTGCTGTGTGATATCTGTGATTCACCTGCTCACACATATTGTGTTGGTCTTGGAAGGGAAGTGCCCGAAGGCAATTGGTACTGTGATTGTTGTCGATCTGCTGGTGATCGTTCATCATACTTgcaaaatcaagattttggaattgaTCAAGCAGATGGCAATACTGATGCATCAGGCAGACACAATGAAACAGAGGTTCTAACTCTTCGTGGTAATACAAATTTGTATAGGTCAAGTCAACCTACTTTGCACGAAATTGATCTGAATGTGTCACCAAGATCAATGGAAAATTGTAGTTCTATGTCTCAGCCTTATGGAGTTGGAGGGTCAACTGTTTTGCGTCGACGTGCAATACAACAGCGTATACGCATAATATTGTCTCACAGTAGATCACAAATCTTTCAGCAGACTCGAGTATCACAGAGCAACATAGGAGCTGATGTCAGGACATCAGAAATTGGACAAAGGGTGGACAACTTGCGTAGCTCTCAAGGGCTGAATTCTTGGAACAGAGTGCCAGCTTCTGAACATGGTTATCAGAACAGTAGGCCTTCTTTATAA